The following DNA comes from Neurospora crassa OR74A mitochondrion, complete genome.
TAGGTATTGGTTCAGCATCCATCGCTACTGCTGCCCTGCTAGTCATTTTAATGGAAATACATCGTAGAGGTCATATATCTGATCGAACGGTTCATATAGACGGTCAGCCCCTCAATGACGAAGTAGTAAATGCTTTAAATGAAGTTAATGAGACGGTGTCTACCGCTACTGACTTGGTGGATAGAACTACATCATTAGTAGAAGGACAGGGCGGGGAGATAGCTGCTAGGGAATTAGATCGAGTTAGAAATATTTTTGATTATGCTAATGATATACGTAGAAACTTAAATGAAATCCTAGCTCGTCTCCCAGAGGAAGGTATTGCTCTAAGAAATATTGATATAGATGAATTTAGAACAATAACCACTGACTTTTTAGATGCATTCGAACAATTCATGAATATTTTATAAAGGACTAATGTAGTTTTTTGAATTAATTTATTTGTATAGCCTTCGCTAAGTATACTAAGGCAAATAAGCTCTCTGCGCAAACCTCTAGGGGTAGGTTATTACAGACCCTATAAAAATAACCTATCCCTCAGAGAGAGAGTATAGCACCAAATTTGGTTTTATTCTTTGCAGTGTCCTTAATAAGTTCTAAGTAGTGTTACACATGTGAAATTAATTCCTTACAATCCAATCCATTGATTGTAATTGAAAAGATTTCACCAAAGGAAATACAAGTATGGGGTCGGTATCACTAAGATGAGCGGGGCTCATTTTGCAGCACACAGTGTAGCATTCGGGACAGTGTTAGGAGTATTCGCTTCACATAGGACGTTAAGTTTGTTAATTATAACAAACAACTGCTTGTTGTCACAGCATGTCGCTGTGCTAACATCAAAAAGTCCAGCCTCTTGTCTGGCTGATGACTGATCCTTCCGAATCATCATCATCATCATTCCACGCGTTGCCTGGAGTCAGGTCGAGTTCGTTCGTCTTGGAGTCGGGCGTTGTATGTTCATAGTGTATGACTGGGGTGGGGACCCAGCCACACACTATGTCGAATCGGGGGACCCCGGCCCCCTTCGGGGCCGGGCCCTATGTAATTTGTTAGTGGGTGACGAACTCACTCTCCGCACCCCCCCGCAAACCTGCCCCCTGCAGTACTGCAGGGGAGTGGTGTAATAAGTGGTTAAAAACATTAACTTTTTTAACTTTTTTCGCTACCCCCTCCAGCTTCGCTGGAGGGGGGGAAGAACATTGAAACTACCTTATTATATCCCTCCACTCCACTGCAGTACTGCAGGGGGATGGAGGAATCTAACTTACTTACTTATTTATTTATTTATATACAACCACTCCTGCAGCACTGCAGGAGTGTAATAACTACTTGATATAACTAACAATCCCTGCTATGTAAAAAGGCAAAGCGATTCTTTAGACATTTTTTAGAATATTCATATTAATTTCTTAAGATTCCACCACTCCGAGGGGGGTTGATTTTTAGAAGAATTAAGAGAATTCTAGTGGATTTTTATCTGATCAAGGATTAGCTAATTTCTTATATAAACTCAAACAACCACCTCCAAGGAATAAACAACTACAATTATACCCCCCTCATGCAGCAAATAATAATAGGAACTGTTGTAGGTTTAACACAGTTTAGAATTAAAAGATTGCTTGCATATAGTACAATCTCTCATCTAGTAATAATAGGAACTGTTGTAGGTTTAACACAGTTTAGAATTAAAAGATTGCTTGCATATAGTACAATCTCTCATCTAGGTTTTATTTTATTAGCTTTAAGTGTTTCCACACAAAGTGTGGAGTCCACACAAGCATTTATATTTTGGGAGGAGTGAAATTACAGGGAGATTAAAATAGTTTAATCTGTAAGAACATTAAGATGGCGATTCCACTCGGCCCCCCCTCCAGCGAAGCTGGAGGGGGTAGCGAGTGAAAGCTTTTAATAAAGTTGGATTGCCATGACCGCTTAGAGCGTTGGTCCCTATCTTCCTCAGTAGTTTACTGCTGAGGAAGGTAGAGCAGTCAGCAAAGAGGACGGACCGTAAAGCCATACATCGAGGGAATAGTAAACCCCAGCTACCCTACAGATTTTAATCTGTAGGGTAGCCTTATGGAATAGAGGAAAAAATTTTCCTAACGTAAATACCTTAATGCCTCCCAGGAGATAAGTATCATTGATGTTATCCTAGTACCTATTTTCACCTATAATCACTTGTCGCTGATAAGCTAGCGCAGGTGCGCTGGTGCCTTGACCCCGGATGGTCGTATTTTTCCTACTATTGACGAGGGTATTCAATATCTAGGAGAAATTTCGATTTCTCTAGGTAATATGAACCAGGCTTTGGCCCACTCCATTGGGTATTATCGGTTGAAAAGAGGTGTCAAAGATTCTCCTGATGTTTATCTCACCAGCCCCCTTCCCCCAACACCTTTCCCTGATATCCACTAATAAGTGGAAGTCCTTGGTTATCAACTCAATTTTGTTCGTAGCCTCTATTTTAAGATAAGCCACCCCGGAGGGGTGGAACTTATTGAGATTTTAGGAAAGGTAAAATTAGCAGTTAGCTGGATTCTCATGGAAGAAATCCGATCTTAGTTCTTTGTTGCAAGGATTTCTAGTCTTAAAGACTTCTGTACTTCGCAACCCCCTCCTTTGCAATTAAGCAAAGGAGGGGGGTAGAAGGAGTTTTATGAGTATATTACTTGTTAAACCTCCTCAACACTAATTAGCGACCCCTATTCCTCGGGTCGCTGTAAAATTAGTGAACAGAAGCCTTTGAAGGCTCCTTTCAATATTAGAACAGTAATGTGGTTATCACCAATAATATGTAAGTCAATACCCGGAGACGGCTCTGGAAGATAGATTTGAGGTCTGTGGATTTTTATAAAAGAACGTTTGATAAAATAGACAAAGGAGGATTAATTATGGTTAAAGTTATTATACCGGACAATAACTAATTTTAATTTCATATTTTTCCTGTAAGTGTCGGTAACACTTACTAGAGCCGCAAGGCGTCTATTTTATTAAACCCCTTGTCTTTTTTAGGATCTTCAGATTTTGAGTTGAAGTTAATGAGAACTCGAAGGGGTTGACCTATGTATTATCGGAGTCATGGTGCCACAGAACGATAGGGTCCCCACAACGAAGTTGTGGGGTCCCCCGATTTAGTTCGAGGAATTAGAAGGGAACCAAAGGATCATATAAGTTGCAATTTATACATTTGATGTTGAAGATCGATGTAGAAATTGTATATGAAATTGAGACTTCGAGTATTAGGTCCGGATAATACTCTACTTTCCACTCGACCCCCCCTCACCAATCTTACTTAAACTCAAATGTTGAGGATCAGCATTAGCAACTCATTTAAAATCCTTGTGATCCTTCTTGAAATCTTTCAAATATTTAAAATCATTACTTTTATCAGATGAAAAAATTTCTTGATTTTGATCACTATTTCCATTTCCATTCGTTGAAAATAATCGTGCTGCAATTTTAATGTGATATCTGGGCAAATAAAAATTAATCATAATATAAATATTTACACCCAATATCTCGATTTGGCTTTTGTGTCGAGTTTGGCGGGCCCTCATTCTATGCGTTCCTTGGGATACGGAATTCTGCATGATCCACTGCCCCGATCTACCCATCCAACTCCCGAGGCGTAGGCCGTTACCCTACGTCCCTGGTATAGGGATCGATGATCCCGTGGAGCCCAACTGGATTCACGTATCTTCTCCCATACAACTTCCACTCCGCTTCCATTGTATGAGGTAGTAAGCCTTTACGATTCTTTAATTACTTTCCATTAGCGGGTTTCATTAAAGATACCAAAAGGCTAGACCGCCTTACCTTTCCTATTTGGTGCACCGCTCCTGGCCGGGGGTTGAGAAGTAATGAGACGCCTGGCGGCTCTACTTTTCAGACGCCTCGCAAATCATAATATATCCTTTTACTAAATATAATAGAAACTAGTCTCTACTTCTATTAGAAGATTCACTTCAACATTATGCTTCCTCCGAAGGCAGGCAGGACTCCTTCGGCAGGAGGAGGAAGAAAAAAGGATAAAATTAAGGTATTCTTTAAAAGGTGTTTCCACTCTACGAGTGGAATCCACCCCGGACCCCACGAATACGGCCCACACACGAAGGTGTGTGGGGTATTCGTGGGGCCCTAGTAGTGAAGCAGCGAGGGGAGCCGAGGCTAAGAATTCATTATAACCTTTCGTTATTAAATTAACGTCAATGCTTGGTAGTATTACAATATTATGATTAATTAGTAAAAAAATGCCTCAATTAGTTCCATTTTATTTTGTTAATGAAATAACTTTTACTTTTGTAATAATAACTCTTATGGTTTATATTTTATCTAAATATATTTTACCTAGATTTGTTCGTTTATTCTTATCTCGTACTTTTATATCAAAACTTTCTGATATATCAAAAAAATAATTTGTCTTATTTTTTTTAGCTTCCCCCGTGCTGAACTGTGGGGCGGGAAAAGCTAAAAAAAATAATATGTCTTATTTTTTTTAGCTTCCCCCGTGCTTAACTGTGGGGCGGGAAAAGCTAAAAAAAATAATATGTCTTATTTTTTTTTAGCTTCCCCCGTGCTGAACTGTGGGGCGGGAAAAGCTAAAAAAAAAAAATAAGCGCCAGCGTGAAGCTAAAGCTAAAAACAAATTAGTAAACTGGGCTACTACAGTCTAAAAGGTTAAAAAATTAAAACCTTAAAAATATTTTAAGGTTTTAATTTTAAGGCTCCTTCGGAATAGGACTAAAAAAAAAAAAATTCGCTTAGCCTCCTGAAGGGGAACCCGAAGAGTAAGGAGGCTAAGCTAATTTTTTTGGAAAGAGCCTCCGAAGAGGGGTAGGAGACTACCAAAAAAAACTGATGAAGGCTCGGGGGGAGACCCGACGAATACGGCCCACACACGAAGGTGTGTGGGGTATTTGTGGGGTATTTGTCGGGTACTATTTTTGAGGTAGAGAAAATAATACAGCTCCCCTTGGCTTAATTTTTTTTATTTTTTTTTAGCTTGGTTAAGGAGGAAGACCTTGAAGAAGAGGGTGGGTAATATGTGTTAAGTAAGGCTATTTAAAATTTAATATTTAATATTTAATGTTTAATATTAAATAACCATGGATATTTAAAGGTCCTATCATTCAAGCTTAAAGTACATTATTTATGAGTACTTTAAGCTTTAATAATATATCGACAGAAGTCCTTAGCCCATTAAATCAATTTGAAATAAGAGATTTATTAAGTATAGATGCTTTAGGAAATTTACACATTTCTATAACTAATATTGGTTTTTATTTAACAATAGGAGCTTTCTTTTTCTTGGTTATAAATCTTTTAAGTATAAATTATAATAGATTAGTTAGCAATAGTTGATCTATAAGTCAAGAATCTTTATATGCTACTATTCATAGTATAGTAACAAGTCAAATAAATCCTAGAAATGGTCAAATATACTTTCCATTTATTTATACTTTATTTATTTTTATTTTAATAAACAATCTTATAGGAATGGTTAACAGGAGCCTTTGTATTTTATCATTATTTATTTCAAGCATATTTGGAATATTAGGTATACATAAACCAATATTTCAAAGACTATCATATTCTTCTCTTAATTCAAACTCTCAAGTAAATACACAAATGAACATATCTAAGGATAGCCCTAGGTATAGCTTTAACAATAAAAATACCTTCTATCTTAACCCTGATTATATTACAGGATTTGTGGATGGGGAAGGCTGTTTCTCTCTTTCACTGTTTAAAGATGATAGACGCTTAAATGGTTGACAAGTTAAACCTATATTTAGTATATCTCTTCATAAGAAGGATATTTCACTATTAGAAGCTATTCAAAGAACCTTTAAAGTAGGAAAGATTTATAAACATGGTATTGATTCTATACAATATCGTGTAAGTTCTTTAAAAAATTTACAAATAATCACAGATCATTTTGATAGTTATCCTTTAATAACACAAAAGAGAGCAGATTATCTACTATTTAAACAAGCTATAGCTTTAATAAAAAATAAAGAACATTTATCTTTAGAAGGTTTATTAAAATTAGTAGGAATAAAAGCTACATTAAATTGAGGTCTATCTGACAAATTTAAAGAAAGTTTCCCTACTGTAAAAGCAGCAGTGAGACCTTCAGTAATATACAATACTTCAGATGTTAAGGTTAAAAGCTTAAACTGAATTAGAGGATTTATAGAAGGTGAAGGATGTTTCCAAGTTATAACTCAAAATTCCCCCCCCCGAAGGGGGGGGTGGCGAAATGTTTGGTTAAGATTTTCACTAACTCAGCATATTAAAGATGAAGAGTTATTGAAGGATATAGCTATTTATCTAAATATGGGTAGATATTACAAATCACCAACACGTAATGAAGGTCAATACTTAATAACAATATTTTCAGATATAAATAATAAGCTAATACCTTTCTTAAAAGAGTACCCATTATTGGGAGTTAAACAGGAAGATTTCTTAGATTTTGTAAAGATAGCCAAACTAATAGAATCTAAAACTCATTTAACTGATGAAGGATTAGATACAATAAAGCTAATTCAAAGTAATATGAATAGCAAAAGAATAATAAAAGAAGAATAGATAAAAGTTTAGATAATTGGTAATATCAAAAATAAATAACAATAAAATACAATAAATTTCACTATGTGCTGGGAACTTCTAATGCCTTTAGGTACCAAATAATGGTAAAAATCTTAAAGGATGAAACAATGAATAATCAGCAGGAAATAAAAATAACAAGCCATGTTATGAGTAAGATCCTCAGAGACTACAAGTGAAAAATTACTTAACACTGTTTTACAATAACAATTAAGTAATTAAGATATAGTCCACCACGGTAAGTCTATAAGACTTACTCTGCTGTCCTTATAGTTTCGCAAGTACAAGCCATTTTGTAGTGACATTTGCTCTTAGTTTCACTATAGTTTTAGGAGCAACTATTTTAGGTTTCCAAAAACATGGATTAGAATTTTTCTCTCTATTAGTTCCAGCAGGTTGTCCTTTAGCCCTTCTTCCTCTGTTAGTTTTAATTGAATTCATTTCTTATTTAGCAAGAAATATATCTTTAGGATTAAGATTAGCAGCTAACATCTTATCAGGTCATATGTTGTTACATATTTTAGCAGGATTTACTTACAATATAATGACAAGCGGTATTATCTTCTTCTTTTTAGGTTTAATACCTTTAGCTTTTATTATAGCTTTCTCAGGATTAGAGTTAGGAATTGCCTTCATCCAAGCTCAAGTTTTTGTAGTTTTAACTAGCGGATACATTAAAGACGCATTGGATCTACATTAGAACAGTCCTGTGCAGTCCTTTAACAAAATTACGCTGCTTTAGGTGACACCTGAAAGCGGTCCACCCTCCTCTTACGTATCCGAAGGATACTAAAGGTCCCCAATATCAAGTTAAAGTCACATATGCAATCAAATAGTTAAACGTCTCGTTGTAACTTGATAAGATTACTCTATTCGAGGTCTCTTATAGCAAATAGAGAGAGGAATGCCCACTCGCAAACGGGTTCGGTACTTAAAATGAACAGAGATACGCAAGTTCGCATCTGAAAAAGTGGACGGAGAAGGAACTTATGCCACTCTACCGAGTGGTTGTAGCAAATGCAGAATCGACCCGCTATAGGTTTAACTTCTCCTAGGATGTAGTTTGGGAGGCACGCCCAAACTATAAAAGTGCTAAGGGGTAGGAAGGTTCGAATCCTGAGTTCCCACCACCATGGGTGGCGTGCCTCGAGAAGGGGGCGTGCCTCTGGATAGCTTGCGCTTATTTTTTTTTTTAGCCGTCCCCCCGCCCTGCAGTACTGCAGGGGGGGGAAGCTAAAAAAAATTAAAGAGGTGGCCAGAGGCTAAAAAAAAAAATGCTAGCTTTAGCTAAAAAAAAAATAACCGATAAACCAAATTTTTAATAGCATATATAGACGACTAATTTAATTATATTAGTCTGAGCGGAGCTAAGCTGTGCGGATTAGGATTAGGATTAATCCTAATCGTACTTAATGATTATCTTTAATAATATGAAATAAATATGAATATTTATTTCACCATGTAACATTAATAATGTTAATGTGTGATTTAATTTGGTACGTATCACGTAAGGGGAATGATGGATGATACATTATGCTATGTAATGATGTAATGTAATGTAATGTAATGTTATATCCACTATGTACTGCAAATGTAATCATCTGATAGATAATATAAAATGTAACTTAATGTAACTTAACTTAATGTAATGTAATGTAACTTAATGTAACTTAATGTTATGTAACTGTAATGTAATATTTTGTAATGTAACTGTAATGTAACTTAATATAATGTAACTGTAATGTAATATAATGTACAGTAATGTAACTGTAATGTAATGTTACATTACATGTAATGTAATGTAATGTATTGTAATGTAATCTTTATATGTAATGTACTAAAGATTACGATAGCTAGCCAGTTATATACTGGCTAGCTATCGTATGATTATTGTAGCCATTAGGGATAGCCTAATGGCTACTTGATTATCATTAGATATACTGCAACAGCAGTAAATACACTGTTGTCGGGAGCCTCAGTGGTATTTGCTGCTTTGCGGTGGTGGAATTGAAGAGGTTACTAGATTCTAGTTAATTTTTGATTCCACCATTGTATATATAATGATACAAGTAGCTAAAATAATAGGAACAGGGCTAGCTACCACAGGTTTAATCGGAGCTGGTATAGGTATTGGAGTTGTATTTGGCTCATTAATAATAGGGGTTTCAAGAAACCCTTCGTTAAAAAGTCAATTATTTGCATATGCAATTTTAGGTTTTGCTTTCTCGGAAGCGACAGGATTATTTGCTTTGATGATGGCTTTTTTACTTCTTTATGTTGCATAGTAATGATAGAGATTAGGAATAAAATGATGTATGGCTGCTTAAATAAAAAATATGGCTGCTCTTCCTGCTTAGCTAGCTAGCTAGCTTCGAGGGACCCCACGAATACGGCCCACACACGAAGGTGTGTGGGGTATTCGTGGGGGGCCCCCTCCTACTTCCTGCCTACGAAGTCTAGGCAGGCAGGAAGCAGCCTTAATAATTTAGCTAGCCATAATATCGCGACCACCCTCCTCCACTCAACCCCCCCCTTGGCGGCCCCCATCTTTCCCCCGCCCTGCAATACTGCAGGGGGGCATAATTAAATGTGATGGGGACCTTGAGCAAAGGAGGGGGTACGCGAGTGGAGGAGGGTGGTACTTTTTTGGGAGGGAAGCTGAGCGAAGCTGAGCGAAGCTGAGCGAAGTGAGCGAAGTGTGCGAAGCTGAGCGAAGGTAATTCATTTTTTTGGGCCCCCGCCCCGAAGGGGGCGGGGTCCCCCGAAAAAACAAAGGACGCTAGCGTAGCCTAACCTTATGAGCAGCAGGCTATAAAAACCCATTAGGCACAGGGTATACTTCGTTAGTGGATAAGAATTAGCCTAGCCTTAATATACAATACAGTTTAATGTTATATTTAAATTCTATATTTTATGAAAAGATATAATATATTTATTATTATGGTTTAATATTCAATATAGAATATTCTATTTCTTTTTTTATGGGATTATTATTTAATAATTTAATTATGAATTTTGATGCTCCAAGCCCATGAGGTATCTATTTTCAAGATAGTGCTACTCCTCAGATGGAAGGTTTAGTTGAATTACATGACAATATTATGTACTATCTGGTGGTAATACTATTTGGTGTAGGATGAATCTTATTATCTATAATAAGAAATTATATCAGTACAAAATCACCAATTTCACATAAATATTTAAATCACGGTACATTAATCGAATTAATATGAACTATTACTCCAGCAGTAATATTAATATTAATTGCTTTCCCTTCATTTAAGTTGCTATATTTAATGGATGAAGTTAGTGATCCTTCAATGTCAGTTTTAGCAGAGGGGCACCAATGATATTGAAGTTACCAATATCCTGATTTCTTAGATTCAAATGATGAATTTATAGAATTTGATTCATATATAGTACCGGAATCCGATTTGGAAGAAGGAGCACTAAGAATGTTAGAGGTGGATAATAGAGTTATCCTTCCTGAACTAACACACGTTAGATTTATCATCACTGCAGGTGATGTGATACATAGCTTCGCTGTTCCATCTTTAGGTGTTAAATGTGATGCTTATCCTGGGAGATTAAATCAAGTATCTGTTTTTATTAACAGAGAAGGAGTATTCTATGGTCAATGCTCTGAAATCTGTGGTATATTACACAGTTCTATGCCTATAGTTATAGAGTCAGTATCTCTAGAAAAATTCCTTACTTGATTAGAAGAACAGTAAGACGATAAAATAGTTTTTGGCTAAATAAAGGAACTCGGGGGACCCCACGAATACGGCCCACACACGAAGGTGTGTGGGGTATTCGTGGGGCCCTATGTATTTGAGTATGAAGCCATCTAGTGGTTATCTCTCCCCCCCTCCCCGCAGGTTTGCGGGGGGGGAGCGAGGGGGTAGCGATAAAAAGTTTCTAATATGAAGAGGATGACTTATGGAATTAACTCCACTCCCCCCCCCCTTAAGGGGGGGAGTGGAGTGGAACGGAATTAACTCCACTCGCTCCCCCCCCCGCAGGTTTGCGGGGGGGAGCGAGTGGAGTGGAACATCCGGGAGGTGGTGGGTTATATTATAAACAATATTCGGGGGACCCCGCCCCCTTCGGGGGCGGGGGGCCCATTAACTGGAAAGCACCCCCCCCTTAAGGGGGGTGCTTTTAATTATTATTATTTTTATAGGTTAATTAGGTTTAAAAGGCTACCCGCCCCCCCCCCTGCAGTACTGCAGGGCGGGGAAGGGTTAAAATAACAAGCAAGTTCCTGAAGTCTGGCGTAGCCTAGCGGAAGGAACCTTGCTTAAATCCAAAAACCTTTTAAAGAGTTACCAAGACTGAACCGGGGGCTAGCCCCCGATTAGGTAATTAATAAGTTTATGTATATCTAGTAAGGGTATAACTCTAATCCCCCTGCAGTACTGCAGGGTGGTGAAGGGGAGGGGCCGGCAGCGGAGCATGTGTATAAACCTACGAACTTAAATCGGGGGACCCCACAACTTCGTTGTGGGGACCCTTTTAATAGATCGATTTCATCGAATAAAGATTTAAGTTCTAGGTTCAGTTTATGGTAGTCATCCATTACTAGCCCCTGCAGTACTGCAGGGGAAAGGTGGTATTTAAATATTTTCTCCCCCCTGCAGTACTGCAGGGCGGGTGAAAGGTTTCCCTTAATTTTCGGGGGACCCCGCCCCCTTCGGGGGCGGGGCCCATTAACTGGAAAGCACCCCCCCCCGCCCCTGCAGTACTGCAGGAGGAGAGGGGTGCTTTATTTGGGTTAAAGATATTTGTAGTTCTAAATAA
Coding sequences within:
- a CDS encoding laglidadg endonuclease; this encodes MSTLSFNNISTEVLSPLNQFEIRDLLSIDALGNLHISITNIGFYLTIGAFFFLVINLLSINYNRLVSNSWSISQESLYATIHSIVTSQINPRNGQIYFPFIYTLFIFILINNLIGMVNRSLCILSLFISSIFGILGIHKPIFQRLSYSSLNSNSQVNTQMNISKDSPRYSFNNKNTFYLNPDYITGFVDGEGCFSLSLFKDDRRLNGWQVKPIFSISLHKKDISLLEAIQRTFKVGKIYKHGIDSIQYRVSSLKNLQIITDHFDSYPLITQKRADYLLFKQAIALIKNKEHLSLEGLLKLVGIKATLNWGLSDKFKESFPTVKAAVRPSVIYNTSDVKVKSLNWIRGFIEGEGCFQVITQNSPPRRGGWRNVWLRFSLTQHIKDEELLKDIAIYLNMGRYYKSPTRNEGQYLITIFSDINNKLIPFLKEYPLLGVKQEDFLDFVKIAKLIESKTHLTDEGLDTIKLIQSNMNSKRIIKEE
- a CDS encoding ATPase subunit 8; translation: MPQLVPFYFVNEITFTFVIITLMVYILSKYILPRFVRLFLSRTFISKLSDISKK
- a CDS encoding ATPase subunit 6, translated to MSTLSFNNISTEVLSPLNQFEIRDLLSIDALGNLHISITNIGFYLTIGAFFFLVINLLSINYNRLVSNSWSISQESLYATIHSIVTSQINPRNGQIYFPFIYTLFIFILINNLIGMVPYSFASTSHFVVTFALSFTIVLGATILGFQKHGLEFFSLLVPAGCPLALLPLLVLIEFISYLARNISLGLRLAANILSGHMLLHILAGFTYNIMTSGIIFFFLGLIPLAFIIAFSGLELGIAFIQAQVFVVLTSGYIKDALDLH
- a CDS encoding ATPase subunit 9, encoding MIQVAKIIGTGLATTGLIGAGIGIGVVFGSLIIGVSRNPSLKSQLFAYAILGFAFSEATGLFALMMAFLLLYVA
- a CDS encoding cytochrome c oxidase subunit 2, whose translation is MGLLFNNLIMNFDAPSPWGIYFQDSATPQMEGLVELHDNIMYYLVVILFGVGWILLSIIRNYISTKSPISHKYLNHGTLIELIWTITPAVILILIAFPSFKLLYLMDEVSDPSMSVLAEGHQWYWSYQYPDFLDSNDEFIEFDSYIVPESDLEEGALRMLEVDNRVILPELTHVRFIITAGDVIHSFAVPSLGVKCDAYPGRLNQVSVFINREGVFYGQCSEICGILHSSMPIVIESVSLEKFLTWLEEQ